The Chrysoperla carnea chromosome X, inChrCarn1.1, whole genome shotgun sequence genome includes a region encoding these proteins:
- the LOC123302367 gene encoding uncharacterized protein LOC123302367: MEKLQFEFKVVAAEGGKSNVLAITSISTQDNKKYYIPEEESDVYKHELLVATSNFVKIKKSLKKRHQTRNIWITLTKEMKDQYFDEDGNLQFNDQYLEEVNTLNENPMVQNDSLSALLEKIFENTQKSEEKKVSSIIKEFTVEKFNSKTTNANQWINEFEKECAKFEIEQDRKKIDALKFFLDKPYLNWYSNTMLKLPTDAEWNDWKKNFCETFANKGWSPIRFAFHYKYQIGNLVDYAIKKEKLLLEVRKDIDIGTLIDLIAIGLPNFIADKIDRETIESTEELCNELGKLEHCVLKKTTNKIPSTYDNQKKVPCKICKDNGKGNRFHPENKCWFNRDEHKLENTSLLDVVEFQEKKN; encoded by the coding sequence atggaaaaattacaatttgaatTCAAAGTAGTTGCGGCTGAAGGTGGAAAGTCAAACGTGTTGGCCATAACCTCAATTAGCACTCAAGATAACAAGAAATACTACATACCTGAGGAAGAATCAGATGTTTATAAGCATGAATTGCTTGTAGCAacatcaaattttgttaaaataaaaaaaagtttgaagaaaAGACATCAAACACGAAATATATGGATTACGTTAACAAAAGAAATGAAAGATCAGTATTTTGATGAAGACGGAAATTTACAATTCAATGATCAGTATCTAGAAGAGGTAAATACATTAAATGAAAATccaatggttcaaaatgattcattatctgcattattagaaaaaatttttgaaaatacacaaaaatccgaagaaaaaaaagtgtcgtcaataattaaagaatttactGTAGAAAAATTCAATAGTAAAACTACCAACGCTAATCAGTGGATAAATGAGTTTGAGAAAGAATGTGCAAAATTCGAAATTGAACAGGATCGGAAAAAAATTGacgcattaaaatttttcctcgaCAAACCATACTTAAATTGGTATAGCAATACGATGTTAAAATTACCCACAGATGCAGAATGGAATGACtggaaaaagaatttttgtgaAACATTTGCCAACAAGGGCTGGTCCCCAATAAGATTTGCTTTCcactataaatatcaaataggAAATTTGGTGGATTacgcaataaaaaaagaaaaattattattagaagtTAGAAAAGATATTGACATAGGTacattaattgatttaatagcCATTGGCTTACCTAATTTCATTGCTGACAAAATTGATAGAGAAACTATTGAATCTACCGAAGAATTGTGCAACGAATTAGGAAAATTAGAACACTGTGTTTTGAAGaaaactacaaataaaatacCAAGCACGTATGATAATCAAAAAAAAGTACCGTGCAAAATATGCAAAGATAATGGAAAGGGGAATAGATTCCATCCAGAAAATAAATGTTGGTTCAATAGAGATGAACACAAATTGGAAAACACATCTTTACTAGACGTGGttgaatttcaagaaaaaaaaaactaa